TTCGGCATAATATGTATATTTTGAAGGCGCACAGAAAATATCCGGCGGATGTTTAATCCAGTTATCTAATTTTACAAGGTCATCGGGAAAATCTAAATTGCCGTCTACCACTCCATAAAGATACGGTTCATCACCCCAACCTTTTAAATCCTTGGAAGATTGTGTGTGCCCGGAACAATTAGATGAATAAAGCGTATGTGCCATTTTTCCGTTATACTCTAAAATCTCACCTCGTGTTGAATCAACTGCTTTACGTGCTGAAGCGGTCTCCTGCTTTACTCCTTTATATACCTGGCAGTGCTGGTCATCACATAAATCGAACCCGCTTTTTATGTGCGGTTTTGAGATTTCCTTTTTATAAAACGCCTCTCCTCTTGCAATTACCGCTTGTGATTTAAGCGCTTCCTCCGGCCAGGAAGATATCATCTCTGAAGGTAAGACCGAATAGAGGTATTCTTCTACGTTGACTATATTTATTATCGAGAAATCCATTGTAGTTGTAGTAAAATTAACTTCAAAAAAACCGCGATACTCCCTGTCAGAAACATCAGCCCAGGCGAAACCACCCGCATATTTCACATCCTTAACGATAATTGTTGAATTTTTTAATTTCGGTTTGATAATAACCTTCCCGTATTTAAAAATATCAGAACTGTTATTCATTGAATATATTTCCTTTGGTCCGGTTTGAAACAGCATTTTGCCTTCCTTATAAACCCCGATTCCGCCATCTGACCATAAATTTATCTCTTTAATATTACCTGAAATTCCTATCCGTAAAAGCGGGACCTTTTCCGCTTTCGGTACGGATGTAATTACTGAACTTTTTGAAATCCTTTTCGGCGGAATAATTTCTTCCGGTTTTTTTGTAATTAATGCAAGCAAGTTTTCTTTTTGCTGCTGTGCCTCTTTAAGCTGCGGGTCTACATTTATGATTGACGACCATTCCCTGAACGAATTATCGTATTGTTTTGTACTATAATATACCTGTGCCAATTTTAGCCGTGCTTCGATGAAATTATAGTCCAGTTTAACGGTGTTTTTATAACTTTTTATCGCTTCGTCATAAAAACCCTGCAAATTTTTTATTTCTCCGCAAAAATATTCAGCCGCAGCACAATCTTTATTAATTTCCAGGCATATTGTAAAATAAATAAATGCTTCCTCATAATCTCCTTTCAAAAAATATGTAAATCCAAGACCAAACAAAACTTCATAATCGTTCTGGTCACATAAAAGAAATTTCTTTAACGCTCTGCGGTAATTACCAGCTTTAAGGTGTGCCCATGCAAGGTGTTTAAGAACATCGGGGGTTTGCGGCAGTTTTTTTATAATTTTCAGGGATTCTTCATAATTAAATTTCTGACTTTCAGAAATAGCATCGTTTAATGTTAAATTATTCTGGCTATATAGGCAGGAACTTAAAAATATAATTAAAAAACTGAGTTTAACATATTTCATATTTTTTTGAATTTATCTGAAGCGTTCCCATTTACATTATTTCCATTGCCCCGAAACACTCCACGTTTTCTTAAATTCTTTGTTACTTATACTTGCATTAATCGGCTCGACGAGAAATTTCTCTATCTCTATGGCTATAGTATGCAACTTATCCGGAGCATGTTCAATATCTCCTTTTTTCAAAAAAGCCTGCCATAATGTTTGGCGATCGGATTTTTCATTATATATTTCTTCGGCAAATAAAGGTTTACATTCTGGTAAAATAGTTTTACGATGCTTAAATGTTTTTTTTAATGCTTCAATAATCTCCGATCCATTAAAATCAAACTGATGAATCATAACCCAAATATCATAAAAATCTTTCATACGACTGTTAAGAAGCCCAAGTTTAACCATAGCTTCAAACTTTTCACTAACTACACTTTCAATTGTGTAACCTTTAATATGAGGTTTCGGAAGATCCAAAATAGAGGGATACTCAATATTCTTAGGATTAGGATATATAATATCCCCAAACCCTACATCTATCTGCATAGAAATACGTGAACGTTCTAAAAATCCAAGAAATTTTACTCGTACGCCCTCATAATCAGCATTTTCTTTTATCTTTTGTCCACTAACCGTTCCCGAATCAAACACAAGCCCATCCGGAACCACTGAAATATTACATACATCTTTTACAACTTTTTCTATATGAGATACCTGATTATCAAAACGTGCTAAGAAATCTATATCAAGTGTAGTCCGTCTCTCTGGTATCTGCCAAACCGTAAACATCAAAGCACCTTTTAAAATAAACTTATTGGTATATTTAGAGCAACTAAATCTATAAAGGAATCTTTCCATACCATAATATTGCAGAATTTCTGAAAATGGACGATTAGTCTCTTTTGCTTTACTCTGGAGACGGGCTCGTATAGATGCTTCTATATTTTTAACATTTTCTTTCATAGCATGGCTTCCAATATCGGCTTTATTATACTATCAACCCGGCAGATCTTTGCAAACTGCATAATCTCTTTCGGTTCTACCCCTTTTTCTTTAACAGCAATTCTCATTGCATCTCGGGCAACGTCCATACCTATTTTGTTACGGAATTTAAAACAATCGGCGACTGTCTTTGCGAGATTATAAAATTTAATCTTATGTCCTTCTATTTCATGTTCTTCAATGCCTGATTCCCATGCTTTCTGTTTAAAACGATAAAATCTTACAGGAGGATATTTAATTATATTAGCATGCGCATATTCCGGAATGGCAATATCAACACGATTAGGTATCTCGCTTGTTGCTTCATGAAAAGCAAGTGCTGAAATAAGACAAATAACTCCTTTCGGCGATTGAAGTGCTACAGAAACAATATCAGGATAAGAACTAATTGTATAGTCAGTCAGTTGATAAAGACCCCGTGCAATTTTTTCAATCTTTTTTTCTTTTTCAAGTGCAATAATAGAATCGGAATGAAATCCATTCTTTAGAATAGTAGAAAATCTTACGATTCCACCATGGTTCTTAAAAAAACTTATAAGTTCATTTGTTCTTGTTTTCATATTAAATACCAGTAGATATTATATATACTTATTGACAAGTATATATATTTTATACGCCAATGTCAATGGTTTTTTTAATCTGGATGTTTACTTGTTCTATAAAATCGGTTTTTGTATCGGCTTCTGTGTACTGGGATATTTTTTCGGCAGATTTTCTGATTTGTATTTTTCTACGAGCCACTACAAATTATGTGAGATAGCTCCTCCACTAATGCTTTGGCGGACTAGAATCTCACCGCTACATTAAAGACATGGGTGGGCAAGCCCACCCCTACGCGGACAGGCATATGATTTTTTAAATGTTATTAATTTTGCTTTTTAAATATTTGGCTGTATGGGAATTTTCAACTTTCAGTATTCCTTCCAGATGTCCCTGATAGACAACTTCGCCGCCACGGTCACCGCCTTCAGGACCCAAATCTACTATCCAATCGGCTGTCTTGATTACATCAAGGTTGTGCTCGATAACGACAACGGTGTTGCCTGCATCTACAAGACGGTGCAGGACTTCCAGGAGTTTATGGATGTCTGCAAAATGGAGCCCTGTTGTCGGCTCGTCCAAAATATAAATCGTTTTGCCGGTCGCTCTTTTGGTCAGTTCAGTTGCAAGTTTCACTCTTTGCGCTTCGCCGCCGGATAGGGTTGTCGCTGATTGCCCTAATTTTATGTAGCCTAAACCGACATCGGATAGTGTTTGCAGGACTTTTTTAATTTGCGGAATATTTTCAAAAAACTTTAACGCTTCATCAACCGACATAAGTAAAACTTCAGAAATATTTTTACCTTTATACTTTACCAAGAGTGTTTCTTCGTTAAATCTTGCGCCTTTACAGACCTCGCATTTAACATAAACATCGGACAGGAACTGCATTTCTATTCTTTTTGTGCCGTCACCTTCACATGCTTCGCATCTTCCGCCTTTTACGTTAAACGAAAACCTGCCGGGATCGTAGCCCCTCATTTTTGAATGCGGCAGTTGGCTGAATATTTCTCTAATCGGTGTGAATAGTCCTGTGTAGGTAGCAGGATTGCTTCGCGGAGTTTTGCCTATAGGTGACTGGTCCACAAGAATTACTTTGTCAATAAAATCAGCGTCTAAAATTGTTTTGTGTTTTCCGGGCATATCTTTTGATTTATAAATCGTCCGGCATAGTGATTTATAAAGAATTTCATATATGAGCGTTGATTTCCCGCTGCCGGAAACACCTGTTATAATGGTAAAAAGCCCGATGGGAATTTTAACATTTATATTTTTAAGATTAAATTGTGAAGCGCCTTTAATTTCCAAAAAACGCTCTATTGTTCTTTTTGATTTTTCAGGAACGGGTATTTTTAATTCGCCTTTAAGATATCTTCCGGTAAGTGACTTCTTTTCTTTCAAAATATCCGAAAGAGTACCCATAACAACAATATTCCCGCCATTTTCACCTGCACCGGGACCTAAATCAATAATATAATCGGCTAACCTGATTGTTTCTTCGTCATGTTCAACTACGATAAGAGTGTTACCCAGGTCCCGCAAATTAAAAAGCGTATTAAGTAGCCGCTGGTTGTCCCGCTGGTGAAGCCCGATGGTAGGTTCATCTAAAACATATAAAACACCGACAAGCCCCGAGCCAATTTGTGTAGCAAGATGAATTCTCTGAGACTCGCCCCCGGCGAGTGTAGATGACTCCCTGTTAAGCGTTACATACTCCAAACCGACATTTTCCAAAAATGCTAATCGTGACTTAATTTCTTTTATAATTTCTTTTGAAATAATTTTTTCTGATTCTGTCATATTCAGATTACCGAAAAATTCCTGGGCATTTTTAATTGACATCTTTGTAATTTCGGAAATATTTTTACTGCCAAAAGTTACAGCGAGCGCATTTGCGTTTAGTCGCTTGCCCTTACATTTTTCACAGACATTTGAACGCATATACTTTGTAAAAATCTCCTCGCGGACAAATTCTGATTCTGTTTCTTTGTACCTTCTTTCAAGATTTCCTATAACGCCTTCGAAATCTTCATCGCCATATAACAAAAAATCCTGGTTTTCCTGCGATAGTTTTTTATAAGGTGTATCCAGAGAAAAACCGTGTCTTTTTGCCACAGCTTGGAGAAGTTCAAGATAATATCCAGACCATGCACCGGACCACCTGTGTCTTTTTGTCGTTATCGGTTTAGCCCACGGCAAAATTGCGCCGTCATAGACTGAAATATTTTTATCAGGTATTATCAGTTCTACATCTACTTCAAGTTTTGTACCAAGCCCGCCGCATTCCGGACAAGCGCCATAGGGTGAATTGAACGAAAAAAACCTTGGTGAAATTTCAGGTATACTTATTCCGCAGTTTGTACAAGCGTGGTGCTCGGAAAAAACAAGCGACTGGGTATTCCTGCCGCTTGCCACTTCTATTACAACGGTGCCGCTTGATAGTTTCAGTGCAGATTCAACTGACTCAAAAAGCCGTGACCTTATATCAGGTGAAATTGCAAGACGGTCAATAACAACCAAAATATCATGTTTTTTATTCTTTTCAAGTGAAGGCGAATTCTTCTGCCCGACCCCGTCCAGTTCATAAATCTTACCGTCAACTTTTACCCGTACAAAACCTTTCTGCAAAATATTCTTAAAAAGTTCCTTATACTCGCCTTTCCTGCCCTGAATAACCGGTGATAAAATAACAATTTTTGCTCCGGCAGGCAGTTCTAATAATTTTGAAATAATCTGCTGTGCTGTCTGCGGACTGATTTCGCGGCCGCATTTCGGGCAGTGAGGAATACCCACACGGGCAAAAAGTAACCGTAAATAATCATAAATTTCCGTAACAGTCCCGACTGTTGAACGGGGATTCCTTGAAATTGCTTTCTGCTGGATAGCGATTGCAGGTGACAGTCCGGAAATAAATTCAACATCAGGTTTTTCCATCTGTTCCAGGAACTGGCGGGCATACGCAGAAAGCGACTCAACATACCGTCTCTGCCCTTCCGCATAAATAGTATCAAAAGCAAGCGACGATTTCCCGCTGCCTGAAAGCCCGGTTATTACAACCAGTTTATTCCGCGGTATCTCTAAATCTATATTCTTGAGATTATGCTCTTTCGCACCCTTTATAATAATTTTTTCATGGTTCATATATTTTACGTGGTTAATTTTTACTCTTTTTTTATCATCTGTTTTAACAATTTTATGTTATTTTGAATATTCATATCATTCGGTGATAACCTTTGTGCAATTTCATATTCTTGAAGTGCACTGCTATATTTTTTCAAGTTACAATACAAACTACCAAGATTGTTGTAGGCATCTATATAATTTGGATTTATTCCTAGTACTTTTTTGTACTCTTTTTCTGCTTCCTCATATCTTTTTGAATAATATAATAAAAGACCGAGATTAAAGTATGCTTTCTCACTATCCGGATTTATAATTATAGCTTCTCTGAGTTCCTTCTCCGCTTCTTCTAATTTATTTGAATTATATAATAAAATACCGAGATTGGTACGGGCATCTACACAATTCGGATTTATCCTTATCGCATCCCTGAATTCTTTCTCCGCTTCTTTAAATCTTTTTGAATCATCCAATAAAACTCCGAGGCTATTGTGTGCCTCTGAACGATTCGGGTCTATCCTTATTGCTTCCTTGTATTCTTTCTCCGCTTCTAAATATCTTTTAGAATTATACAATAAATTTCCAAGATTGTAGTGTGATTCAGCATAACTAAAACCTAACTTTGTTGCCTCCCTATATTCTCTCTCAGCTTCTTCAAATCTTTTCAAAACAAACAACACACTCCCGAGATTATTATACGCGCCATAATAATAAGGATTTATTCTTATTGCTTCTCGGAATTCTTTCTCTGCTTCTTCATATTTTTTTGAATCACAAAATAAATTCCCGAGATTGTAGTGCGCGTTTGAATTATCAGGATATTTTGAAATAACATCTTGCCACATTAAAATTGGCTGTTGATAAAGTTGATTTCTTTTATATGTGATTATACCAAGAATGAAAATATAACTACATATTAAAAAAATTGAAAAATTAGGAAGATTAAAAGATTTAAAAACTGAAAAATAAAGAAATATAAGAACGAAATAAAAACCAATACCGGAAAGATACATCCGATTTTCTTCTAAAGGAAGAGTAGTAGGAAAAAAACTGGATGTTGGCAATAATATTATAAAAAACCATAATATGCAAAATAATATTATCTTTGAACTATCTGTTTTCTTTCTATAAATCCTGTAAGTTAGCCAAAATATCATGGTAAGAAACAAAAAAGATATTATTGTCTTTAGTTCTAAGATCCCCAGAGGGTTAATTTTATGGTCTATGCAGAGTCCAACAGGTATAATTAACAGTTTTAAATACCTGAAAATTATATATGGTTGAATAATTAAATAGTCGTATATATTCCATGTAACTATTGCCTCTACATCTCCCATAGCACCAAAATAAAAATACCGGAATAATAGATAAACAATCAAGATAACCCAAAATGATATGTGATAATACTTTTTTTCGACAGTTTTTTTTATGCTGAAATCGTTCAATAAAATATAATCGGAAATCAGTACTATCGCTGGCAAAGTTACTGCTATTGGTTTTGAGGAAAGCGCAAATACAAAACATATTAATGAAAGAATATATGAAAAATTAAACCTCGACTGTCGAGAATCAGGTAGGGATTGGAATCCGCATTCTGACCTTCGAGAAGAGAATGGAAGATTTCTTTTAGTCGCATCTATAAATAACACTAAAGATGAAATATAAAAAAACGTGGCTAAAACATCTGAACGACTAAAAATATATGTTACTGCAGATGTACTGATAGGATGAACTGCAAAAAATAGGGCTACAAAAAAAGGAAAGATCGGGAAGTGAGTAAATGGATAAATGCGTAAATGTGAAGGGAAAACTAACGAAAGTATTATTTTTGTTAAAAAAAATAGTAGAATTGCGTTAAATATGTGTAAAATAAGATTAACAAGATGGTATCCGAAAGTGTCTAATTTTCCAAAATAATAATTCAACGTAAATGTTAAATACACCAACGGTCTTGACGGATCATTTCTTTCAAATATTTTACTATCAGAATAAGGATAAATAAGTTTAGTTGTGATATTATTTAATATTTTTATATCGGGATTTTTTACAATTTTAAACATATCATCAAAAATAAATGGTGCATTAAGAGATGGTATATATATAGTTGCAGTAACGATTACTATCAACCCAATCGCAAACCATTGTTTCCAAATACTATTCTGAGGAGTATCCCTCAAAACATTATTCGGGACAAGTCTTTCAATTTGTTTTTCCATATATTAGTTTATGTTCAATCTCTTTCCTGTAAAATATTTGTCAGTTTCTCAATTGCTTTCTTTACCGGAGGCGATATTTTATCTCCGAATTTCATTGATTTTGGCTGGATACCTATAAATATTATTTTTGCTTTGGTCTGTTCTTTTATATAATCAAGAAATAAATTCAGCGGCATATTATGTGTTGTAAAAAAACCTGAACTGATTTCTTTTTCATCAATAATCTTTATAGTCCCCGGTTTTTCCTTCATTTCTACCGCATCTATAAAAATAATCGTATCAGGACAAAATTCTTTTATTTTCTTAGTGTAATTTTCAGGAGCACTGCCCACATCAAGTAACTTGTAGTTAGTTTTCCCTTCAAGCTGTTTAATCACTTCACAGCCGGCACCATCATCACCTTTTAATGAATTACCAATACCAACGATTAAAACATTTCCTCTACCAACATCTTTTATATCAAATTTCATATTCTTTTATCGAAGCAAAGTAAGTAAACAATGCATTAAAGCGTTCTCGTGTTC
The genomic region above belongs to Elusimicrobiota bacterium and contains:
- a CDS encoding SpoIID/LytB domain-containing protein; the encoded protein is MKYVKLSFLIIFLSSCLYSQNNLTLNDAISESQKFNYEESLKIIKKLPQTPDVLKHLAWAHLKAGNYRRALKKFLLCDQNDYEVLFGLGFTYFLKGDYEEAFIYFTICLEINKDCAAAEYFCGEIKNLQGFYDEAIKSYKNTVKLDYNFIEARLKLAQVYYSTKQYDNSFREWSSIINVDPQLKEAQQQKENLLALITKKPEEIIPPKRISKSSVITSVPKAEKVPLLRIGISGNIKEINLWSDGGIGVYKEGKMLFQTGPKEIYSMNNSSDIFKYGKVIIKPKLKNSTIIVKDVKYAGGFAWADVSDREYRGFFEVNFTTTTMDFSIINIVNVEEYLYSVLPSEMISSWPEEALKSQAVIARGEAFYKKEISKPHIKSGFDLCDDQHCQVYKGVKQETASARKAVDSTRGEILEYNGKMAHTLYSSNCSGHTQSSKDLKGWGDEPYLYGVVDGNLDFPDDLVKLDNWIKHPPDIFCAPSKYTYYAESRWIRVITQDEISEQLNRTYKIGKIKKIITVKRAPSGHISNLRFEGTEGDVEVEKENLIRAVALGRLRSTNFIVEGYGKSSDLPKYFVFWGAGWGHAVGLCQSGAAGMAEKVYKYDEILKKYYRNTYLRKLPYN
- a CDS encoding nucleotidyl transferase AbiEii/AbiGii toxin family protein — translated: MKENVKNIEASIRARLQSKAKETNRPFSEILQYYGMERFLYRFSCSKYTNKFILKGALMFTVWQIPERRTTLDIDFLARFDNQVSHIEKVVKDVCNISVVPDGLVFDSGTVSGQKIKENADYEGVRVKFLGFLERSRISMQIDVGFGDIIYPNPKNIEYPSILDLPKPHIKGYTIESVVSEKFEAMVKLGLLNSRMKDFYDIWVMIHQFDFNGSEIIEALKKTFKHRKTILPECKPLFAEEIYNEKSDRQTLWQAFLKKGDIEHAPDKLHTIAIEIEKFLVEPINASISNKEFKKTWSVSGQWK
- a CDS encoding transcriptional regulator codes for the protein MKTRTNELISFFKNHGGIVRFSTILKNGFHSDSIIALEKEKKIEKIARGLYQLTDYTISSYPDIVSVALQSPKGVICLISALAFHEATSEIPNRVDIAIPEYAHANIIKYPPVRFYRFKQKAWESGIEEHEIEGHKIKFYNLAKTVADCFKFRNKIGMDVARDAMRIAVKEKGVEPKEIMQFAKICRVDSIIKPILEAML
- the uvrA gene encoding excinuclease ABC subunit UvrA encodes the protein MNHEKIIIKGAKEHNLKNIDLEIPRNKLVVITGLSGSGKSSLAFDTIYAEGQRRYVESLSAYARQFLEQMEKPDVEFISGLSPAIAIQQKAISRNPRSTVGTVTEIYDYLRLLFARVGIPHCPKCGREISPQTAQQIISKLLELPAGAKIVILSPVIQGRKGEYKELFKNILQKGFVRVKVDGKIYELDGVGQKNSPSLEKNKKHDILVVIDRLAISPDIRSRLFESVESALKLSSGTVVIEVASGRNTQSLVFSEHHACTNCGISIPEISPRFFSFNSPYGACPECGGLGTKLEVDVELIIPDKNISVYDGAILPWAKPITTKRHRWSGAWSGYYLELLQAVAKRHGFSLDTPYKKLSQENQDFLLYGDEDFEGVIGNLERRYKETESEFVREEIFTKYMRSNVCEKCKGKRLNANALAVTFGSKNISEITKMSIKNAQEFFGNLNMTESEKIISKEIIKEIKSRLAFLENVGLEYVTLNRESSTLAGGESQRIHLATQIGSGLVGVLYVLDEPTIGLHQRDNQRLLNTLFNLRDLGNTLIVVEHDEETIRLADYIIDLGPGAGENGGNIVVMGTLSDILKEKKSLTGRYLKGELKIPVPEKSKRTIERFLEIKGASQFNLKNINVKIPIGLFTIITGVSGSGKSTLIYEILYKSLCRTIYKSKDMPGKHKTILDADFIDKVILVDQSPIGKTPRSNPATYTGLFTPIREIFSQLPHSKMRGYDPGRFSFNVKGGRCEACEGDGTKRIEMQFLSDVYVKCEVCKGARFNEETLLVKYKGKNISEVLLMSVDEALKFFENIPQIKKVLQTLSDVGLGYIKLGQSATTLSGGEAQRVKLATELTKRATGKTIYILDEPTTGLHFADIHKLLEVLHRLVDAGNTVVVIEHNLDVIKTADWIVDLGPEGGDRGGEVVYQGHLEGILKVENSHTAKYLKSKINNI
- a CDS encoding tetratricopeptide repeat protein, which encodes MEKQIERLVPNNVLRDTPQNSIWKQWFAIGLIVIVTATIYIPSLNAPFIFDDMFKIVKNPDIKILNNITTKLIYPYSDSKIFERNDPSRPLVYLTFTLNYYFGKLDTFGYHLVNLILHIFNAILLFFLTKIILSLVFPSHLRIYPFTHFPIFPFFVALFFAVHPISTSAVTYIFSRSDVLATFFYISSLVLFIDATKRNLPFSSRRSECGFQSLPDSRQSRFNFSYILSLICFVFALSSKPIAVTLPAIVLISDYILLNDFSIKKTVEKKYYHISFWVILIVYLLFRYFYFGAMGDVEAIVTWNIYDYLIIQPYIIFRYLKLLIIPVGLCIDHKINPLGILELKTIISFLFLTMIFWLTYRIYRKKTDSSKIILFCILWFFIILLPTSSFFPTTLPLEENRMYLSGIGFYFVLIFLYFSVFKSFNLPNFSIFLICSYIFILGIITYKRNQLYQQPILMWQDVISKYPDNSNAHYNLGNLFCDSKKYEEAEKEFREAIRINPYYYGAYNNLGSVLFVLKRFEEAEREYREATKLGFSYAESHYNLGNLLYNSKRYLEAEKEYKEAIRIDPNRSEAHNSLGVLLDDSKRFKEAEKEFRDAIRINPNCVDARTNLGILLYNSNKLEEAEKELREAIIINPDSEKAYFNLGLLLYYSKRYEEAEKEYKKVLGINPNYIDAYNNLGSLYCNLKKYSSALQEYEIAQRLSPNDMNIQNNIKLLKQMIKKE
- the hycI gene encoding hydrogenase maturation peptidase HycI, whose protein sequence is MKFDIKDVGRGNVLIVGIGNSLKGDDGAGCEVIKQLEGKTNYKLLDVGSAPENYTKKIKEFCPDTIIFIDAVEMKEKPGTIKIIDEKEISSGFFTTHNMPLNLFLDYIKEQTKAKIIFIGIQPKSMKFGDKISPPVKKAIEKLTNILQERD